From one Candidatus Omnitrophota bacterium genomic stretch:
- the cmk gene encoding (d)CMP kinase, whose product MRRPVIAIDGPAGSGKSTVAKLVAQRLGFLYIDTGAMYRALTIKALRTKADLNDEAKLGALARATDIKLEQSSGSLNVYLDGEDVTSEIRTPEITNKVKYIARAKPVRECMVAKQRKLGEEGGTVMEGRDIGTVVLPDADKKFYIDASFDVRVGRRHKELNGNGAALTEEEVRKDLKIRDESDFNRAIGPLKKAEDAILVDTTDLTIEGVVDKVLSIIKAL is encoded by the coding sequence TTGAGGCGTCCGGTTATCGCTATCGATGGCCCTGCCGGTTCAGGGAAGAGCACCGTAGCGAAACTCGTAGCGCAGAGGCTCGGCTTCCTGTATATAGATACCGGGGCGATGTACCGCGCGCTCACCATTAAGGCGCTGCGGACAAAAGCGGACTTAAACGACGAAGCGAAACTCGGCGCGCTCGCAAGGGCGACCGATATAAAGTTAGAGCAGTCCAGCGGTTCATTGAATGTTTACCTTGACGGCGAGGACGTGACCTCCGAAATAAGGACGCCCGAGATCACGAACAAAGTCAAATATATCGCGCGCGCGAAACCTGTCCGCGAATGCATGGTCGCCAAACAGCGCAAGTTGGGCGAAGAGGGCGGCACCGTGATGGAAGGCCGCGATATCGGGACCGTAGTCCTTCCGGACGCGGACAAAAAGTTTTATATCGACGCCTCATTTGACGTCAGGGTGGGCAGGCGGCACAAGGAATTGAACGGGAACGGCGCCGCCTTGACCGAAGAGGAAGTAAGAAAAGACCTCAAAATACGCGACGAGAGCGATTTCAACCGCGCTATCGGCCCGTTGAAGAAAGCCGAAGACGCGATACTGGTAGATACGACAGACCTGACGATAGAAGGCGTCGTGGATAAAGTCCTGAGTATTATAAAGGCCTTATAG
- the scpB gene encoding SMC-Scp complex subunit ScpB — protein sequence MESSELKKIIEALLFASEKPITVEQMKEVIEEVETKDIKAALVELMAEYETLGRSFKVYEVAGGYQMVTAPEFVDYLKKFYRVKSKDKLSKPALETLAVIAYRQPITKSEIEDIRGVNVDGVVETLADRMMIRITGRKDAPGRPILYGTTKEFLDRFGLSSLNELPKLGEFTEADIDVNELKQGLAKEGITEPESQEVQEVNDGTGEVAQADRPAGLETGQPAQPEGAPKPEDRPPEGEGK from the coding sequence ATGGAATCGAGTGAGCTGAAAAAGATAATAGAGGCGCTTCTCTTCGCTTCCGAGAAGCCGATAACCGTCGAGCAGATGAAAGAGGTCATCGAGGAAGTCGAGACGAAGGATATAAAGGCCGCCCTCGTCGAGCTTATGGCTGAATACGAGACGCTCGGCAGGAGTTTCAAGGTCTACGAGGTCGCCGGCGGTTACCAGATGGTCACGGCGCCCGAGTTCGTGGATTATTTGAAGAAGTTTTACAGGGTCAAGTCGAAGGACAAGCTCAGCAAGCCCGCGCTTGAGACCCTCGCGGTAATAGCTTACCGCCAGCCGATAACCAAGTCCGAGATAGAGGACATCCGCGGCGTCAACGTAGACGGCGTGGTCGAGACGCTCGCGGACAGGATGATGATAAGGATAACCGGCAGGAAGGACGCGCCGGGAAGGCCGATACTTTACGGGACCACAAAAGAGTTTTTGGACAGGTTCGGGTTGAGTTCGTTGAACGAGCTGCCGAAGCTCGGCGAATTCACCGAAGCCGACATCGATGTAAACGAATTGAAACAGGGACTGGCAAAAGAAGGCATCACTGAACCGGAAAGCCAGGAGGTACAGGAGGTAAATGATGGAACTGGAGAAGTTGCGCAAGCAGATAGACCTGCTGGACTCGAAACTGGTCAACCTGCTCAACCGGAGGGCGCGCCTAAGCCAGAAGATAGGCCGCCTGAAGGCGAAGGCAAGTAA
- the nusA gene encoding transcription termination factor NusA codes for MNGELLSVLDHLEREKGIDREVLIAAVESALVSAAKKALGSQTEEVEVKMDRKSGEVTVFSGGKEVKSGDFGRIAAQTAKQIIIQKIREAERDVIFTDYTSRVGSVVTGTVYRFEKGNIIVDLGKTEGFIPKSEQSSKENFRQGDRIKAYVVEVKKTGKGPQIVLSRANTGLIKKLFELEIPEIYEGIVEVKSISREAGDRTKIAVFSKDEKIDCVGACVGMRGSRVKNIVKELQGEKIDIVRWSDDTKEYILASLNPAKISTVKLDKEAKRAQVTVDDDQLSLAIGKKGQNVRLASKLTGWEIDIKPKVALLEGAPAAEKKAAEPEEAKAAGKEEKEGVPDISSLEGVGPKTKGLLEEAGLDSIEKIAASSVEELTKIKGIGEKTAEKILKSAKGLAK; via the coding sequence ATGAACGGAGAACTATTATCGGTTTTGGACCACTTAGAGAGGGAAAAGGGCATCGACCGCGAGGTACTGATAGCGGCCGTAGAGAGCGCCCTGGTCAGCGCCGCAAAGAAGGCGCTCGGCTCCCAGACTGAGGAGGTCGAGGTAAAGATGGACAGGAAGTCCGGCGAGGTAACGGTATTCTCGGGCGGGAAAGAGGTAAAGTCCGGGGACTTCGGCCGCATAGCCGCGCAGACAGCCAAGCAGATCATCATCCAGAAGATCCGCGAGGCCGAGCGCGACGTCATATTCACCGATTACACCAGCCGCGTCGGCAGCGTCGTGACCGGCACGGTATACAGGTTCGAGAAGGGAAATATAATCGTGGACCTCGGCAAGACCGAGGGCTTCATCCCGAAGAGCGAGCAGTCATCGAAAGAGAATTTCAGGCAGGGCGACCGCATAAAGGCATATGTCGTCGAGGTAAAGAAGACCGGCAAGGGCCCGCAAATAGTCTTATCGCGCGCCAATACCGGCCTTATAAAGAAGCTCTTCGAGCTCGAGATACCCGAGATATACGAGGGTATAGTCGAGGTAAAGTCCATTTCAAGGGAAGCCGGCGACAGGACGAAGATCGCCGTATTCTCGAAAGACGAGAAGATAGACTGCGTCGGCGCGTGCGTCGGGATGAGAGGTTCGCGCGTCAAGAATATAGTCAAGGAGCTGCAGGGCGAGAAGATAGATATCGTCCGCTGGAGCGACGATACAAAAGAGTATATATTGGCGTCGCTTAATCCGGCGAAGATATCGACGGTAAAGCTCGATAAAGAGGCGAAACGGGCGCAGGTCACGGTCGATGACGACCAGCTGAGCCTCGCCATCGGCAAGAAAGGCCAGAACGTCAGGCTGGCATCGAAGCTGACCGGATGGGAGATAGATATCAAGCCGAAGGTTGCGCTCCTTGAAGGGGCGCCCGCGGCAGAGAAGAAGGCAGCGGAGCCGGAAGAAGCGAAAGCAGCGGGAAAAGAAGAGAAAGAGGGAGTTCCGGATATATCATCGCTCGAGGGAGTAGGGCCGAAGACCAAAGGGTTGCTTGAGGAAGCCGGCCTTGATTCAATAGAGAAGATAGCCGCGTCCTCCGTAGAGGAACTTACCAAGATAAAAGGCATAGGCGAGAAAACAGCAGAAAAAATATTAAAAAGCGCGAAGGGGCTGGCAAAATAA
- the aroF gene encoding 3-deoxy-7-phosphoheptulonate synthase — protein MIIVLKPEATESQIKHIVEKVKALGLKPMISKGVERTIIGLIGEEDVLRSTPLDVFPGVEKVMSILAPYKLVSREFKHESSVINVGKVKVGGKKIAVMAGPCSIENREMLIHIAKDIKKAGASVLRGGAFKPRTSPYSFQGLGEEGLKYLKEAREKTGLPVITEVMDIRDIALIEKYVDILQVGARNMQNFNLLKEVGLSKKPVLLKRGMSSTIIELLMSAEYILSNGNFNVMLCERGIRTFEDQTRFTLDLSAVPVLKKLTHLPVIVDPSHAAGKWGYVPALSRAAIAAGCDGLIVEVHPKPEEAFSDGAQSLVPDNFDKMMKDLKAVAKAVGRDI, from the coding sequence ATGATAATCGTCTTAAAACCCGAAGCTACAGAATCACAGATAAAACATATAGTGGAGAAGGTCAAGGCGCTCGGCCTGAAGCCGATGATATCGAAGGGCGTCGAGCGCACCATCATAGGCCTGATAGGCGAGGAAGACGTGCTCCGCTCCACTCCGCTCGATGTCTTTCCCGGCGTAGAGAAGGTCATGTCGATCCTCGCGCCGTATAAGCTCGTCTCGCGGGAATTCAAGCACGAGAGCAGCGTAATAAACGTCGGCAAGGTCAAGGTGGGCGGGAAGAAGATAGCGGTCATGGCCGGGCCATGCTCTATCGAGAACCGCGAGATGCTTATCCATATAGCGAAGGATATAAAGAAGGCCGGCGCTTCGGTTTTGCGCGGCGGCGCCTTCAAGCCCCGCACTTCGCCTTACAGTTTCCAGGGCCTAGGCGAGGAAGGCCTTAAATACCTGAAAGAGGCGCGCGAGAAGACCGGCCTGCCTGTCATAACCGAAGTGATGGATATCCGCGACATCGCCCTGATCGAGAAATACGTTGATATACTCCAGGTCGGCGCCAGGAATATGCAGAATTTCAATCTATTAAAGGAAGTGGGATTATCGAAGAAGCCGGTGCTCCTGAAACGCGGCATGTCGTCGACCATAATCGAGCTGTTGATGTCGGCCGAATATATATTGTCTAACGGGAATTTCAACGTCATGCTCTGCGAGCGGGGGATAAGGACTTTCGAGGACCAGACGCGTTTCACGCTGGACCTGAGCGCCGTCCCGGTCCTTAAAAAACTGACGCATCTGCCGGTCATAGTCGATCCCAGCCATGCCGCGGGCAAGTGGGGATATGTCCCCGCCTTGTCCAGGGCCGCTATAGCCGCCGGCTGCGACGGCTTAATAGTAGAGGTCCATCCTAAACCCGAAGAGGCGTTCTCGGACGGCGCTCAGTCGCTTGTCCCGGATAATTTTGACAAGATGATGAAAGATCTTAAAGCCGTAGCGAAGGCGGTCGGGCGTGATATTTAA
- the hisC gene encoding histidinol-phosphate transaminase, giving the protein MSRLAKKGVMNIEPYQPGKPIDEVKRELLLEEVYKLASNENSLGPSPKAVAAITKALKSLNRYPDGNCFYLKTKLAKKLKVKPENITFGNGSDELIAVIVQAFMNEDENAVIADPTFLEYRLITEAYGREVKVVPCVNLKYDLDGMRKAIDGKTKLVFIANPDNPTGTYISDKQITRFLENIPDNVIAVMDEAYYDFVDAKDYPDTMRHLKDKNLIILRTFSKAYGLAGLRVGYALANAELIECMNRIRQPFNVNSLAQVAAQAAIDDADHLKKTRETVLKGKKFICSALDKMGVAYVPSQTNFVLVDVKRDSWEFFQKLLRYGVIVRDMKPYKLESYIRVTIGTDKENKKFLEAFKKVSKEI; this is encoded by the coding sequence ATGAGCAGGTTAGCTAAAAAAGGCGTAATGAATATAGAGCCCTACCAGCCGGGCAAACCGATTGACGAGGTCAAGAGGGAGCTCTTGCTGGAGGAGGTCTATAAACTCGCCTCAAACGAGAACTCACTCGGCCCCTCGCCCAAGGCGGTGGCCGCGATAACCAAGGCGCTCAAAAGCCTGAACCGTTACCCTGACGGCAACTGCTTTTATCTTAAGACGAAACTCGCGAAGAAGCTCAAGGTAAAACCGGAGAACATCACCTTCGGCAACGGATCGGACGAACTGATAGCCGTGATAGTCCAGGCATTCATGAATGAGGACGAGAACGCTGTCATCGCGGATCCCACGTTCCTTGAATATCGGCTGATAACCGAGGCATACGGCAGGGAGGTAAAAGTCGTCCCGTGCGTCAACCTCAAATACGACCTCGACGGTATGCGGAAGGCGATCGACGGCAAGACAAAGCTCGTCTTTATCGCGAATCCGGACAACCCGACCGGGACGTATATCAGCGACAAGCAGATAACGAGATTCCTCGAGAATATCCCGGATAATGTCATCGCCGTGATGGACGAGGCGTATTATGATTTTGTCGACGCGAAGGATTATCCGGACACGATGAGGCACCTGAAGGACAAGAACCTCATTATACTGCGGACTTTCTCGAAGGCATACGGGCTCGCAGGCCTTAGGGTCGGCTACGCCCTTGCGAATGCCGAACTTATAGAATGCATGAACAGGATCAGGCAGCCGTTTAACGTGAACTCACTGGCCCAGGTCGCGGCGCAGGCAGCCATCGATGATGCGGATCACCTGAAGAAGACCAGGGAGACGGTCCTTAAAGGTAAGAAATTTATCTGTAGCGCGCTGGATAAGATGGGTGTCGCGTATGTCCCGAGCCAGACTAATTTCGTGCTCGTGGACGTAAAGCGCGACAGCTGGGAGTTCTTCCAGAAGCTCCTGAGATACGGCGTGATAGTCAGGGATATGAAGCCGTATAAGCTGGAGAGCTATATCCGCGTCACGATAGGGACCGATAAAGAGAACAAGAAATTTTTGGAAGCTTTTAAGAAGGTATCGAAGGAGATATAG
- a CDS encoding segregation/condensation protein A: MTYKVKLDVFEGPLDLLLYLIKKEEADIFDIPIAKITEQYLQYIEYMKLLDLNIAGEFIVMAATLMHIKSRLLLPPDEQPPLEEEEEDPRAELVRRLIEYKKFKEAAGELSELERRRSLVFPRSVDEAQYIDKSEGPYFEASIFDLINAFSTILKSVSREAFLEVVKDEYTVEEKVHEIFHLLVEQPVINFGDLFKRSKNRLELIATFLALLELIRVKEVSVRQRSMFGEIEVVRNADKISPKLKAIAGEGQGPSLSEGEAAKNGIE; encoded by the coding sequence ATGACCTATAAGGTAAAACTTGATGTCTTTGAAGGTCCGCTCGACCTTCTGCTTTATCTGATAAAAAAAGAAGAAGCCGACATCTTTGACATTCCGATCGCGAAGATCACCGAGCAGTACCTCCAGTACATCGAGTACATGAAACTGCTGGACCTTAATATCGCCGGCGAGTTCATCGTGATGGCCGCGACATTGATGCATATAAAGTCGCGCCTCTTATTGCCGCCGGATGAACAGCCGCCGCTCGAAGAGGAAGAAGAGGACCCGCGCGCGGAACTCGTGCGCAGGCTGATAGAATATAAGAAATTCAAGGAAGCGGCCGGAGAACTTTCGGAATTGGAACGGAGAAGGTCTTTAGTATTCCCGCGTTCGGTCGATGAGGCGCAGTATATCGACAAGAGTGAGGGGCCGTATTTCGAGGCGTCGATATTCGACCTTATAAACGCCTTCTCGACGATACTGAAGTCGGTGTCGAGGGAGGCGTTCCTCGAGGTCGTGAAGGACGAATACACGGTCGAGGAGAAGGTGCACGAGATATTCCACCTCCTCGTCGAGCAGCCGGTAATAAATTTCGGGGACCTGTTCAAGAGATCGAAGAACAGGCTCGAGCTTATAGCGACTTTCCTGGCGCTTTTGGAGCTCATAAGGGTAAAGGAAGTCTCGGTAAGGCAGCGCAGTATGTTCGGCGAGATCGAGGTCGTCCGAAACGCGGACAAGATCAGCCCGAAACTGAAGGCGATAGCCGGCGAAGGGCAAGGTCCTTCGCTAAGCGAAGGGGAGGCTGCTAAGAATGGAATCGAGTGA
- the trpS gene encoding tryptophan--tRNA ligase, with translation MKKRILSGMRPTGKLHLGHLAGALKNWVEMQEEYDCFYMVADYHALMSEYADPSAMKENAIDNVADFLACGLDPDKSVIFVQSHVPEHLELNMILSAITPLSWLERCPTYKEQLREVEGRDLATYGFLGYPVLQAADILIYKANAVPVGEDQLPHLELTREIARRFKHFYKKEIFPEPEAIMTTTPRLLGVDNRKMSKSYGNAVNLSDTPEEVKKKIKSMITDPQRIKKDDPGHPDICNVYSYYKFFFPKEMGNLSEECKAGNIGCVEDKGKLADCIVELLRPIQEKRNKLIKDRKGIEAVLEKGDKKAREFARVTMDEVKKAVGI, from the coding sequence ATGAAGAAACGCATCTTAAGCGGGATGCGCCCGACCGGGAAATTACACCTGGGGCACCTGGCAGGCGCGCTTAAGAACTGGGTCGAGATGCAGGAGGAATACGACTGCTTCTACATGGTGGCGGACTATCATGCGCTGATGAGTGAGTATGCTGATCCATCCGCCATGAAGGAGAACGCGATAGATAACGTCGCGGATTTTCTCGCGTGCGGCCTCGATCCCGACAAGTCGGTGATCTTCGTTCAATCGCACGTGCCGGAACATCTCGAATTAAATATGATACTCTCGGCGATAACGCCGTTATCGTGGCTCGAGCGCTGCCCGACATACAAGGAGCAGCTGAGGGAAGTCGAGGGGAGAGACCTCGCGACATACGGGTTCCTCGGATACCCTGTCTTACAGGCGGCCGACATTTTGATATATAAAGCAAATGCGGTCCCTGTGGGCGAGGACCAGTTGCCTCACCTCGAGCTCACGAGAGAGATAGCTCGCAGGTTCAAGCATTTTTACAAGAAGGAGATATTCCCGGAGCCGGAGGCGATAATGACCACCACGCCGAGGTTGTTGGGGGTGGACAACAGGAAGATGTCTAAGAGCTACGGCAACGCGGTCAACCTCTCGGATACGCCGGAAGAGGTAAAGAAGAAGATAAAGTCGATGATAACCGACCCGCAGAGGATAAAGAAGGATGACCCGGGCCATCCCGACATATGCAACGTATATTCGTATTATAAATTTTTCTTCCCCAAAGAGATGGGGAACCTGTCCGAGGAGTGCAAGGCCGGCAATATCGGCTGTGTAGAGGACAAGGGCAAGCTCGCGGACTGCATAGTCGAGCTCCTGAGGCCTATACAGGAAAAACGTAATAAACTTATCAAAGACAGGAAAGGGATCGAAGCCGTCCTTGAGAAAGGCGACAAGAAAGCCCGTGAATTCGCCCGAGTCACAATGGACGAGGTAAAGAAGGCAGTCGGTATATGA
- the infB gene encoding translation initiation factor IF-2, whose translation MKKAKEEKKEVKKKPVKAAAKPKAVVKKVKPEIPAKEKKVVKAKVEAPKPVVKLVPVQPKIEAPKPAPVIKPVPVAPKIEPKVEAPKPAPKPEEKTALKPEVIAPIVPPAPPVKKEPVKIECKFPITIKDLAVKLNAKPNELIMKLMRQKVMATINQAVDYDVASLIAADYGFEFEKPLTKEEELTKTLDVEDKTKMVFRAPVVTLMGHVDHGKTSLLDAIRKSRVTEQESGGITQHIGAYEVAVGKGHITFLDTPGHEAFTAMRARGAQATDIVILVVAADDGVMPQTKEAIDHARAAGVPLVVAMNKIDKAEANPDRVKKQLMDIGLMTEDWGGKTIAIGVSAKTGKGIDELLEMLLLEAEMLELRADPTRAAKGVVIEGRISKGGGPIATVLVQKGTLRPGDTVVAGQHYGKVRAMINDLGHRINEAPPSKPVEILGLAGVPEAGDVFFVVADEKAAREIVNRRLDVAKATHLQPVKRITLEELSQQVKEGKAKELKVILKADVQGSAEALEQSIKNLETKDIKLDVIHSAVGSINESDVMLAAASNAIIIGFHVDLTPEAAPKAKLEEVDVRLYRIIYEAINDIKSAMEGMLEPTISEVFMGRADVRQVFKVSKAGTIAGCFLAKGKAIRGALCRLWRGKDKVYEGKIASLKRFKDDVKEVAEGFECGISLENFSNLNAGDVIEIYELKKTARKL comes from the coding sequence ATGAAGAAGGCTAAAGAAGAGAAGAAAGAAGTAAAAAAGAAACCGGTCAAGGCTGCCGCAAAACCAAAGGCCGTTGTTAAGAAAGTCAAGCCAGAGATTCCGGCCAAGGAAAAGAAAGTTGTTAAGGCCAAAGTTGAGGCCCCGAAGCCGGTTGTAAAGCTCGTGCCTGTGCAACCGAAGATTGAGGCTCCCAAGCCTGCACCGGTTATAAAGCCCGTTCCGGTTGCGCCAAAAATTGAGCCGAAAGTCGAAGCGCCCAAGCCGGCCCCGAAGCCGGAAGAAAAAACGGCCCTAAAGCCTGAAGTTATAGCTCCGATAGTTCCCCCGGCTCCTCCTGTAAAAAAAGAACCCGTTAAGATAGAGTGTAAATTTCCCATAACCATAAAAGACCTCGCCGTGAAATTGAACGCCAAGCCCAATGAGTTGATAATGAAACTCATGAGGCAGAAAGTCATGGCGACGATAAACCAGGCGGTCGATTACGATGTCGCCAGCCTTATCGCCGCCGATTACGGATTTGAATTCGAGAAACCCCTGACGAAGGAAGAAGAACTTACAAAGACTCTCGACGTCGAGGACAAGACCAAAATGGTCTTCCGCGCGCCGGTAGTCACGTTGATGGGCCACGTCGACCACGGCAAGACGTCTCTGCTCGACGCGATAAGGAAGAGCCGTGTCACAGAGCAGGAATCCGGCGGCATCACCCAGCATATCGGCGCGTATGAAGTGGCTGTCGGAAAGGGCCATATCACATTTTTAGATACTCCGGGACACGAAGCGTTTACAGCCATGAGGGCGCGCGGCGCGCAGGCGACTGATATCGTAATTTTGGTCGTCGCGGCGGATGACGGTGTCATGCCCCAGACAAAAGAAGCCATAGACCACGCGCGAGCGGCCGGAGTGCCGTTAGTCGTCGCGATGAATAAGATAGATAAGGCGGAAGCGAACCCGGACAGGGTCAAGAAACAGTTGATGGATATAGGCCTCATGACCGAGGACTGGGGCGGCAAGACTATTGCCATCGGCGTCTCGGCGAAGACCGGCAAGGGTATCGACGAGCTTTTGGAGATGCTCCTGCTTGAAGCCGAGATGCTCGAGCTCAGGGCCGACCCGACCAGGGCGGCGAAGGGCGTCGTCATCGAGGGAAGGATATCGAAGGGCGGCGGGCCTATCGCTACCGTCCTCGTCCAGAAAGGCACGCTGCGCCCCGGCGATACGGTCGTCGCGGGACAGCATTACGGCAAGGTCAGGGCTATGATAAACGACCTCGGCCACAGGATAAATGAAGCGCCGCCGTCAAAACCCGTAGAGATATTGGGCCTTGCCGGCGTACCCGAGGCCGGCGATGTCTTCTTCGTAGTGGCCGATGAGAAGGCCGCGAGGGAGATCGTCAACAGGCGCCTGGACGTCGCGAAAGCTACGCACTTGCAGCCTGTAAAGAGGATAACCCTCGAGGAACTTTCCCAGCAGGTCAAGGAAGGGAAGGCAAAGGAGTTAAAAGTCATCCTCAAGGCCGACGTGCAGGGTTCGGCCGAGGCTCTCGAACAATCGATCAAGAACCTCGAGACGAAAGACATAAAACTCGACGTCATACATTCCGCGGTCGGCAGCATAAACGAATCGGATGTCATGCTTGCCGCGGCTTCGAACGCCATCATAATCGGATTCCACGTCGACCTTACGCCCGAGGCCGCGCCGAAGGCGAAGCTCGAGGAGGTCGATGTCAGGTTATACAGGATAATTTACGAGGCGATCAACGACATAAAGAGCGCCATGGAAGGTATGCTCGAGCCGACGATCTCCGAGGTCTTCATGGGCCGCGCCGACGTCAGGCAGGTCTTCAAGGTCAGCAAGGCCGGAACGATAGCCGGCTGCTTCCTTGCCAAGGGCAAGGCGATAAGAGGCGCGTTGTGCCGCCTCTGGAGGGGTAAGGACAAGGTATACGAAGGGAAGATAGCCTCATTGAAGAGATTCAAGGATGACGTCAAAGAGGTCGCAGAAGGCTTCGAGTGCGGCATATCCCTCGAGAACTTCAGCAACCTAAACGCCGGCGACGTGATAGAGATATATGAGTTGAAAAAGACAGCGAGGAAATTGTAA
- the pheA gene encoding prephenate dehydratase, which produces MELEKLRKQIDLLDSKLVNLLNRRARLSQKIGRLKAKASKAVYSPDRERIVYERISSHNGGPLSNESLQAIYREIMSGSLALEKPLKIAYMGPPASFSNIAALKKFGSSVRYLPVNTITDVFAEVEHGRADYGVVPIENSIEGAINYTLDMFMESDLKICSEISIEISHNLLAKCRMDQIRKIYSNPSVIGQCRMWLEANLPRVELIEVSSTTKAAEMAVKERGAAAIGSSLAADCYGLNILARSIEDSPHNMTRFLVIGKVENKQTGKDKTSIMFAVKDRVGALHDMLVPFKKSRINLTKIESRPSKKRAWEYRFFVDMTGHHEDAAIKKALKELERVCTNLKILGSYPIP; this is translated from the coding sequence ATGGAACTGGAGAAGTTGCGCAAGCAGATAGACCTGCTGGACTCGAAACTGGTCAACCTGCTCAACCGGAGGGCGCGCCTAAGCCAGAAGATAGGCCGCCTGAAGGCGAAGGCAAGTAAGGCCGTATATTCGCCGGACAGGGAGAGGATCGTATACGAGAGGATCTCCTCGCATAACGGAGGGCCGCTCTCGAACGAGTCTTTGCAGGCGATATACAGGGAGATAATGTCAGGCTCGCTCGCGCTCGAGAAGCCGCTGAAGATAGCTTATATGGGGCCGCCGGCGAGTTTCTCCAATATCGCGGCGCTCAAGAAATTCGGTTCGTCGGTCCGGTACCTTCCGGTAAATACGATCACGGATGTATTCGCCGAGGTCGAGCACGGCAGGGCGGATTACGGCGTCGTCCCGATAGAGAACTCTATCGAGGGCGCGATAAACTACACCCTCGACATGTTCATGGAATCCGACTTGAAGATATGTTCGGAGATCTCGATAGAGATATCGCATAATCTTTTGGCGAAGTGCCGGATGGACCAGATAAGGAAGATATATTCCAATCCGAGTGTCATCGGGCAATGCAGGATGTGGCTTGAAGCGAACCTGCCGCGCGTTGAGTTGATAGAGGTCTCATCGACTACAAAGGCGGCGGAGATGGCGGTCAAGGAGAGGGGCGCCGCAGCAATAGGATCTAGCCTCGCGGCAGATTGCTACGGGCTCAATATCCTCGCGCGTTCGATAGAGGACAGCCCGCATAATATGACGAGGTTCCTGGTAATAGGAAAAGTCGAGAACAAGCAGACCGGCAAGGACAAGACGTCGATAATGTTCGCGGTAAAGGACAGGGTCGGCGCGCTTCACGATATGCTGGTGCCATTCAAGAAGAGCAGGATAAACCTGACGAAGATAGAGTCGCGCCCGTCGAAGAAGAGGGCGTGGGAGTACCGCTTCTTCGTCGATATGACAGGCCACCATGAAGACGCGGCCATAAAGAAGGCGCTTAAAGAACTTGAGCGCGTCTGCACGAACTTAAAGATACTCGGGTCTTACCCGATACCATAA
- a CDS encoding prephenate dehydrogenase — translation MIFKKVTIIGVGLIGGSIGEALKQRGLAGTVVGVGHRASSINEALARGAIDKGTLDAVRGVAGADLVIIATPVCLIPGVAKKISRSLKKGCIVTDAGSTKAEIVASLERILPKGVDFVGSHPLAGSEKRGIVFAQDNLFRGSIVIMTKTKKTKRPALAKLSRFWKSLGVERVVIKSPEEHDRIVAEISHLPHIAAAAIINTASDKSLEFASSGFKDTTRIAASDPVIWRDICVTNRKEILKALERYERNIARLKKLIKSGSASRLSREFERSKARREKLS, via the coding sequence GTGATATTTAAAAAAGTGACGATAATCGGGGTCGGCCTTATCGGCGGCTCCATCGGCGAGGCCTTGAAGCAGAGAGGCCTGGCCGGGACAGTGGTGGGCGTAGGGCACAGGGCTTCCTCGATTAATGAGGCTTTGGCTCGCGGCGCGATAGATAAAGGGACGCTCGATGCAGTCAGGGGCGTCGCCGGCGCCGACCTGGTGATAATAGCCACTCCGGTCTGCCTTATACCGGGGGTTGCGAAAAAGATATCTCGTTCCCTGAAAAAAGGCTGTATCGTCACCGATGCCGGAAGCACGAAGGCCGAAATAGTCGCCTCGCTTGAACGTATCTTGCCGAAGGGCGTGGATTTTGTCGGCTCGCATCCTTTGGCCGGTTCGGAGAAACGGGGCATCGTATTCGCGCAGGATAACTTATTCAGGGGTTCGATCGTCATAATGACCAAGACAAAGAAGACAAAAAGACCGGCGCTGGCTAAATTGAGCAGGTTCTGGAAGTCCCTCGGCGTGGAGAGGGTCGTAATAAAATCACCCGAGGAACACGACAGGATAGTCGCGGAGATAAGCCATCTTCCGCATATCGCCGCCGCCGCGATCATCAATACGGCGAGCGACAAGTCGCTGGAATTCGCCTCGAGCGGATTCAAGGACACGACCCGCATCGCGGCGAGCGATCCAGTCATATGGCGCGATATATGCGTGACGAACAGGAAAGAGATATTAAAGGCGCTTGAAAGATATGAGCGCAATATCGCCAGGCTCAAGAAACTGATAAAGAGCGGCTCGGCCTCCCGCCTGAGCAGGGAATTCGAGCGTTCTAAAGCTAGGAGGGAGAAGCTAAGTTGA